The following are encoded in a window of Danio aesculapii chromosome 12, fDanAes4.1, whole genome shotgun sequence genomic DNA:
- the abi3b gene encoding ABI gene family member 3, giving the protein MLEPVFHTSFTSSPLILQRRWSEAITSSTEHPLQTCTMRDYNCKEHIDKILQDAPNARKALLDNHSNLHKVADYCQNKYLNVEDTKSVIEESKALTTQALASVTYQINNLATNLLKLLDTQTVQLKQMESSVNMLTLTVAMYKEKIARGEIGVLTKQAKVPRTQKVVPPARGLEPFRGYRRVPISYSCLDKLGHGHWQGNKTEETKTESDYEDSMSVQLSTQETSTFNWSFLGIAVPPPSVPTSVGSSVAAPPDFSPASPSPSLMSVRSPSLPPFAYPDYPLLPDDDMGDAPPPPPPPSPPPPGSVYGGSLVPPPPPPPGTNTTMTAPPPPPPPGNMGVPPPPPPPPGNMGAPPPPPPPPPPGNMGVPPPPPPPTPGNMCIPPPPPPPPGYTGSSLPPPAPPPPQNVSMAPPPPPPAPNTGGKFLPPPPPPPPPPY; this is encoded by the exons ATGTTAGAGCCTGTCTTCCACACTTCATTCACTAGTTCACCTTTAATCTTACAGAGACGGTGGAGTGAAGCCATAACCAGCAGCACTGAACATCCACTGCAGACCTGCACAATGAGAGACTACAACTGTAAAGAACACATAGACAAAATCCTCCAAGATGCTCCGAACGCAAGAAAAGCTCTACTCGACAACCACAGCAATCTGCACAAGGTGGCCGACTACTGTCAGAACAAATACCTCAAT GTGGAGGACACCAAAAGTGTGATCGAGGAGTCCAAAGCTCTGACCACTCAGGCGCTGGCCAGTGTCACATATCAGATCAACAATCTGGCCACGAATCTGCTCAAGCTCTTGGACACTCAGACGGTTCAGCTCAAGCAGATGGAGTCCTCCGTCAACATGCTGACGCTG ACGGTGGCCATGTACAAGGAGAAGATTGCTCGGGGAGAGATCGGAGTGCTCACCAAACAGGCAAAAGTTCCCCGGACCCAGAAGGTGGTTCCTCCTGCAAGAGGACTGGAGCCGTTTCGTGGTTACAGACGTGTTCCCATATCCTATAGCTGCTTAGACAAACTGGGCCACGGACACTGGCAAGGCaacaaaact GAAGAGACAAAGACAGAAAGCGACTATGAAGACTCTATGTCTGTACAGCTCAGCACACAGGAGACCAGCACCTTCAACTG GTCTTTTTTGGGTATCGCCGTTCCTCCACCATCTGTTCCTACCTCAGTGGGTTCTAGTGTCGCAGCTCCACCCGATTTCTCTCCAGCTTCACCCTCTCCTTCATTAATGTCTGTCCGCTCTCCATCCCTGCCTCCGTTTGCCTATCCCGACTATCCACTTCTGCCAGATGATGACATGGGAGACGCTCCACCTCCACCACCTCCTCCGTCTCCTCCTCCACCTGGTTCTGTGTATGGAGGCTCTTTGGTTCCCCCTCCACCACCTCCACCTGGCACAAATACCACAATGACAGCaccgcctcctcctcctcctcctggaAATATGGGTGTCCCACCTCCACCCCCTCCTCCtccag GTAATATGGGTGCCCcacctccaccaccaccaccacctcctccagGTAATATGGGCGTCCCgcctccaccaccaccacccacTCCAGGTAATATGTGTATCCCAcctccaccaccacctcctcctggTTACACTGGGTCTTCACTTCCTCCACCAGCACCTCCACCTCCACAAAATGTCTCCAtggcaccaccaccaccacctcctgCTCCTAATACTGGAGGAAAATTTcttccacctcctcctcctcctccaccacccCCATATTAA